The sequence below is a genomic window from Flagellimonas marinaquae.
ACGGTATTCCACCATCCAGAGGTATTGTCCAAATTGTGTACTGAAAATTCTCTATCTTCAAAGGAAACAAACGTTATCGGCATCCACTCCCCCACAACTGCCAGTTGTTTTTTATCCCTTAAGAATACGGCATCGGTGACCATCCCCAGATTCAATGCATTGTTTACATCTACATCCGCAACCAACTTACCATTGCCATCATTCCAAAGTATACTACTCTTTGATGTAATACCGTATTTGCCCGGTAGAAATCTGACCCCTACAAAGAGGTCTACATTTCCATCAAAATCAAAATCATCGGCCAACACCATTGCTCCATTTATATCAGCATGGTAATCGCCGCTAAAAAATTCAAAATTTCCTTTGCCGTCGTTAAGGTAGATACGGTTCAACGATTTTGAATCCTGGTCAGTGCCAAAACCACTCAATACAAACAGGTCAAGATCACCATCGGCATCGAAATCAAAAAAAACGGCATCCGCATCCTCATAATCCTTATCCTTAGTAAAGGATGGAGAATCCTTCTTGAAAAAATGACTTTCAGAATTGGGCTCTTGTATATAAAGATGGCCTTCCTGCATTGCGGGGCCACAAATGTATAAGTCGGTCAAACCATCGCCATCAACATCACCCACAGCCACTTTGGGGCCTTCCGAGGATAGTTTCTGCAACAACAGACGTTCGGTGGTAAAATCACTTTGATATGTGCTTTTATGACTGTATGCCATATCACCAAACTCTTTAACTTCAAAAGTTTTCTGGATTACCTCTGACTTTATTTCAGTATGGTGTGCATCCTTATAATCGATGTCCATAATGGCATCGACTCCCAGATCATAGAACGTTTGAACTTTTCCATCGGGCCATAAGACCTCAAGATCATCTACCGAATTTCTCTGCTCCCACCCAAAATGTATGTCCGTGCTTACGGAGGACAACCATCCCCTACTGGTATATTGTTCGATTGTTTGTACGCTGCCATCTTTCATAGTCAAAGTAACCTTGGCCCCAATAGCGTCCTTATTGTCTTTAGGACCAATAAGATTGATTTTTAAATGGTTGTTGGCATTGAGTTCCCGTGCACGGTTCTCGTACAGGCTTGCCGGGGCGTTAAGATTGTTGACAATGATATCAAGATCTCCATCATTGTCGAGGTCGGCATACGAAGCACCCATAGAATAACCTGTGTAATCCAACCCCCATTCAGTTGAGACATCTTCAAAATCCAGACCTGTTGTGTTCCGGAATGCAAAATTAGTGACGGCACCGTCGGGCATTTTTTTGGATAGCTCTAAGTCAGATAAACTCTTTGAATACTCATTGTATGCAAAATTTATATAATCCAGATCATTAGGTCTTCTTAAAATACCATTGGTAATCAATAGATCCTTCATACCATCATTATCAAAATCAGCAAGAAGTGGTCCCCAGCTCCAATCTGTTGCATCCAAACCTTGAAATTGGGCAATCTCACTAAATTGAGGAATAGATCCCAAGATATTGCCTCTGTTCAATTGCATCATGTTTCGAGAATACTGGTGCTGATAACCAAAACCAAGACTATATTCATATATTTCAGGTGACAAATCGTTGGCGGACCTCTTTCTGACCGTCTCATCAAAAGGTTTCATGTCAACAGTAAAAATATCGAAAAGCCCATCATTGTTGATATCGGCAATATCCATCCCCATTGAAAACCTACTGGTATGACCAGTCGACACATTACC
It includes:
- a CDS encoding VCBS repeat-containing protein, whose protein sequence is MFTPVDASKSGIDFLNEVIFTDNLNIVEYLYAYNGGGVAIGDINNDGLPDIYFTANQLQNHLYLNKGDMVFEDITLSSNAEGLHGEDTWTTGVTMVDVNADGYLDIYISMVSNYKHLKGHNLLYINNKDLTFTESSKNYGLDIKGFGQQAYFFDYDMDGDLDVYLLRHAVHKPEVYQGPSTRRLRDELSGDLLLENMGSTFVDVSEQAGVYSGASGYGLSAAISDLDGNGCPDIYVSNDFHENDFVYYNQCNGTFLEKGNVSTGHTSRFSMGMDIADINNDGLFDIFTVDMKPFDETVRKRSANDLSPEIYEYSLGFGYQHQYSRNMMQLNRGNILGSIPQFSEIAQFQGLDATDWSWGPLLADFDNDGMKDLLITNGILRRPNDLDYINFAYNEYSKSLSDLELSKKMPDGAVTNFAFRNTTGLDFEDVSTEWGLDYTGYSMGASYADLDNDGDLDIIVNNLNAPASLYENRARELNANNHLKINLIGPKDNKDAIGAKVTLTMKDGSVQTIEQYTSRGWLSSVSTDIHFGWEQRNSVDDLEVLWPDGKVQTFYDLGVDAIMDIDYKDAHHTEIKSEVIQKTFEVKEFGDMAYSHKSTYQSDFTTERLLLQKLSSEGPKVAVGDVDGDGLTDLYICGPAMQEGHLYIQEPNSESHFFKKDSPSFTKDKDYEDADAVFFDFDADGDLDLFVLSGFGTDQDSKSLNRIYLNDGKGNFEFFSGDYHADINGAMVLADDFDFDGNVDLFVGVRFLPGKYGITSKSSILWNDGNGKLVADVDVNNALNLGMVTDAVFLRDKKQLAVVGEWMPITFVSFEDREFSVHNLDNTSGWWNTVHVEDMDKDNDLDLIVGNQGTNSGFQPTLDHPLGLYVNDFDGNGSTDLIFTYWKEGKEWPYEGLDELKGQMVSLRKQFNTYSDFASKTLSELLTVSMREGMEYKSAQMLESVWLENIRNKEFVVKFLPEQVQWAPVYGFETGDFDGDNNIDIVTIGNNYSFRSSIGRADASYGNFLKGDGKGSFLPVSPKLSGWVVPGESRDVKLLNQKKEHPILLVTRKNDAPLLVEVKNPRFD